Genomic window (Fibrobacter sp. UBA4297):
ATGGCTTTGAGCGATCCTGACGGCATGCATACGCTTTTCCGCGGAATCATGCCGCATCATTACTTTGCGGAACGCCCGAATTGCCGTTTTGATAGCGCTTGGGACGATAGCGATTTTGCATCGATGGAACGCGTTGTCGAAGAGCATAAAAATGAAATTGCGGCCGTCATTTGCGAGCCTGTTTTCCAGGGCGGAAACGGCATGTGGCTTTACAATGCGGGTTACCTCAAGCGCCTCCGCGAGCTTTGCGACCGCTATGGCATCTTGCTTATTTTGGACGAAATTGCGTCTGGTTTTTACCGCACGGGCCCGCGATTTGCGATGATGCATACAGCAACACAGGATTGCGTCGACTTTATAAAGCCGGACATTATGTGCATCGGCAAGGCGCTTACAGGCGGTTGCATTACGATGGCCGCCTGCGTTGCATCCGAAAAGGTCGCCGATACAATTACAAATAGCAAAATCCCTGCATTTATGCACGGCCCGACTTACATGGCAAACCCGCTAGCGTGTGCGGCTGGGATTGCTTCGCTTTCGTTGTTTGAAAGTCGCGATTATGCATCAAGCGTGGCGCGTATTGAAAAGCGCTTAAAGGCGAATTTGGAACCGCTACGTTCGCTCGAAAATGCGGCAGATGTGCGTGTACTTGGTGCGATAGGCGTTTTGGAACTCAAGGCAAAGCCAAGTGCAGACGATATTCTGAAAGTCATCAAGGAAACTGGCGTGTGGCTACGTCCGTTCTGCAATTACGTCTATACGATGCCACCGTTCATCACGAGCGATGCTGAAGTGGACCGCATTTGTGAAGCGATTAAGATGATTGGAAAATGCGAACCTGCGCCGATTGTAGATGGCGAAGACGAATTCCACGAGTAAGTAGACATCCTGTCATCCTGGAGCGAAGCTATACGATACTTGGCAACTTGTTGCCGTAGTAGAGTTATCCTCTTTGGGGAGATAGGATTCATTGAGATTTTTATGGATTATTATAGTTTAAAAATGCGAGCCTCGCAGCAAGTGGGCGAGGGCGAACAGAAACGTGAGCAGCACATATCCGGTGCCGAGCGCATCGTGGGCCGTGATTCCGTGGAAGCGGTGTGTTCGGCAATGGTTCGCCGTGCGATGACGCATTCCAAGGGCGACCCGGATTTTATCAATGTGAAAATTGAAAAGGTTCACGAAAGCGATATCCAGATTTTAAAAGCCTTGCCGGTGACGCGCGTAGATGTGGATACGTGGCAGGAAGGATTGGAAAAGGCGTTTGGGCTGGTTGGTGATGCCGCCGCCGGTATTCGCGAAAAACTTCCTGAACTCTTGCGCGAAACGTTCCCGATGCGTGGGGCTATGCTTTACGACATTGCAACGGAAAATCGCCTTGAACCCGATCAGGCCCGAGGCGTGCGAGCAACGTATATGGATGCGCTCCATTCGAGCGAAGTCGATGGATGCAAGAATCATTTTAACGAAGCGATCGTCCTTGCGACCAAGGTGGCGAATGCACCGGGTATGGTGGCAGAATTCTGCGTGAGCGATGACCCGAATTATGTGACAGGCTATGTCGCGAGCAAGGAACTCGGCTATGTGCGCATCATGAAGATGAAGGAAATGGGCGACGAAAACGGAGGCCGCATTTTCTTGTTTGATTCCCGAAAAGCCTCCGCCGAAGAATGCATCGAGTATTTGCAGAAAAAGAAAGTACTCGTGGATGTAGTTGGCAGAACTTAGAGCTTAGAACTTAGAACGAGTCATCCTGAGCGAAGGGCGTAGCCCGAAGTCGAAGGATCTAAGGCTTTTTGTATGAACGAACGAATTTTAGACTTTTTCACGAAAGATGCGCTTGAAGCGGCGCGTGCGAACAATACGTACCGCACGTTGCGTCATATCTCGTCGCCAGAAGCATCGCATGTGACGATTGCGGGTAAGGATACGGTTTTGCTCGCTTCGAATTCTTACTTGGAT
Coding sequences:
- a CDS encoding 6-carboxyhexanoate--CoA ligase, with amino-acid sequence MDYYSLKMRASQQVGEGEQKREQHISGAERIVGRDSVEAVCSAMVRRAMTHSKGDPDFINVKIEKVHESDIQILKALPVTRVDVDTWQEGLEKAFGLVGDAAAGIREKLPELLRETFPMRGAMLYDIATENRLEPDQARGVRATYMDALHSSEVDGCKNHFNEAIVLATKVANAPGMVAEFCVSDDPNYVTGYVASKELGYVRIMKMKEMGDENGGRIFLFDSRKASAEECIEYLQKKKVLVDVVGRT
- the bioA gene encoding adenosylmethionine--8-amino-7-oxononanoate transaminase, whose translation is MNTLLNFDSEHLWHPYAALKNTPARFLAKSAHGTTIETADGLKLIDAVSSWWCMAHGHNAPEIVEAIRKQSEKMCHVMFGGFTHEPAIELGEKLVNFLPEGLNKIFFADSGSIAVECAAKMAVQYQHSLGRPERCKLVALKGGYHGDTAGAMALSDPDGMHTLFRGIMPHHYFAERPNCRFDSAWDDSDFASMERVVEEHKNEIAAVICEPVFQGGNGMWLYNAGYLKRLRELCDRYGILLILDEIASGFYRTGPRFAMMHTATQDCVDFIKPDIMCIGKALTGGCITMAACVASEKVADTITNSKIPAFMHGPTYMANPLACAAGIASLSLFESRDYASSVARIEKRLKANLEPLRSLENAADVRVLGAIGVLELKAKPSADDILKVIKETGVWLRPFCNYVYTMPPFITSDAEVDRICEAIKMIGKCEPAPIVDGEDEFHE